The Acidimicrobiales bacterium genome has a segment encoding these proteins:
- a CDS encoding MOSC domain-containing protein: MGVIGTVASLHRFAVKSMQGESLDEVEIDHDGIVGDRTWALRDVETDKLVSAKRPRLWRAMLDCRATGLGDEVQVELPTGEVFGIGDPKLRVALEALLGRAVTVEKAVTPQQGIYESDWPEIEGLTLTGEIDLPTNITGEGTSFVDVGVLHLLTTASLATLAASGPHTSDDPRRFRPSILIETPGLDGFAEDAWQGRVLSIGDVEVTVGDPTPRCIMTTVEQGDLPAEPGVLRTLAGEHRVANPLGTFACLGSYATVTTPGTVRVGDAVTLR; encoded by the coding sequence ATGGGTGTGATCGGAACCGTGGCCAGCCTCCATCGCTTTGCGGTGAAGTCGATGCAGGGCGAGTCGCTCGACGAGGTCGAGATCGACCACGACGGGATCGTCGGTGACCGCACCTGGGCGTTGCGCGATGTGGAGACCGACAAGTTGGTGAGTGCCAAGCGACCCCGGCTGTGGCGGGCGATGCTCGACTGCCGGGCGACGGGCCTCGGTGACGAGGTCCAAGTCGAGCTGCCCACGGGCGAGGTGTTCGGTATCGGTGATCCCAAGCTTCGGGTCGCGCTCGAGGCACTGCTCGGTCGCGCGGTCACCGTCGAGAAGGCGGTCACCCCGCAGCAGGGCATCTACGAGTCGGATTGGCCCGAGATCGAGGGCCTCACCCTCACCGGCGAGATCGACCTGCCCACCAACATCACCGGTGAGGGCACGTCGTTCGTCGACGTCGGCGTGCTGCATCTGCTCACCACCGCCAGCCTGGCCACGCTGGCCGCGTCCGGCCCGCACACCAGCGACGACCCACGCCGGTTCCGTCCCAGCATCCTCATCGAGACCCCTGGCCTCGATGGCTTCGCCGAGGACGCCTGGCAGGGCCGGGTCCTGAGCATCGGTGACGTGGAGGTCACCGTCGGCGACCCCACGCCCCGCTGCATCATGACCACCGTCGAACAAGGCGATCTGCCGGCCGAGCCCGGAGTGCTGCGAACCCTGGCCGGCGAACACCGGGTCGCCAACCCGCTCGGCACCTTCGCCTGTCTGGGGTCCTACGCCACGGTCACGACGCCGGGAACGGTGCGGGTCGGCGACGCGGTCACTCTGCGGTGA
- a CDS encoding cytochrome P450 encodes MTEPASKLADPTFWQQPLADRMVHFAELRERGPFTPVTYFNPMTESTESFWAVTRYDEVVEISRRAQDFCSGKGAVSIPDMNEQMLEFFGSFINMDDPRHARQRGIVSRSFTPRQLQGVLDSVETICTEVIDDMCETGEVDFVQAFSQPFPLLIICDMMGIPRSEFDTVLRATNVILGSGDPDFLDGKPVVEALFEAGLELTGLMNELAEERRANPTDDLTSKLVHAEPGEDMLAPEEIAPFFILLAVAGNDTTRNALSHGLHLLAQNPDQRRIWQDDLDGVTATAVDEIVRVASPVTFMRRTATHDGVTVADHTFSEGDKVVMFYGAANRDPREFDEPERFDVLRDPNPHVGFGGPGPHFCLGAHLARREVSVAFRHLLTRLPDIEVMAEPVPLEAAGIPLVGGLKEMKVRFTPTAPSSR; translated from the coding sequence ATGACCGAACCAGCCTCGAAGCTCGCCGACCCGACCTTCTGGCAGCAGCCGCTCGCGGACCGCATGGTCCACTTCGCCGAGCTGCGCGAGCGGGGCCCGTTCACACCGGTCACCTACTTCAACCCGATGACCGAGTCCACCGAGTCGTTCTGGGCAGTCACCCGCTACGACGAGGTGGTCGAGATCAGCCGCCGGGCCCAGGACTTCTGCTCGGGCAAGGGAGCGGTCTCCATCCCCGACATGAACGAGCAGATGCTCGAGTTCTTCGGCTCGTTCATCAACATGGACGACCCCCGCCACGCCCGACAGCGCGGCATCGTGTCGCGCTCGTTCACGCCCCGCCAACTCCAGGGCGTGCTCGACTCGGTCGAGACGATCTGCACCGAGGTCATCGACGACATGTGTGAGACGGGCGAGGTCGACTTCGTCCAGGCCTTCTCCCAGCCGTTCCCGCTGCTCATCATCTGCGACATGATGGGCATCCCCCGCAGCGAGTTCGACACCGTGCTGCGCGCCACCAACGTGATCCTCGGATCGGGCGACCCCGACTTCCTCGACGGCAAACCGGTCGTCGAGGCGCTCTTCGAGGCCGGCCTCGAGCTGACCGGACTCATGAACGAGCTGGCCGAGGAGCGGCGGGCCAACCCGACCGACGACCTCACCTCCAAGCTGGTGCACGCCGAACCGGGCGAGGACATGCTCGCCCCCGAGGAGATCGCCCCGTTCTTCATACTCCTCGCCGTCGCGGGCAACGACACCACCCGCAACGCCCTCAGCCACGGGCTGCACCTGCTGGCCCAGAACCCCGACCAGCGCCGCATCTGGCAGGACGACCTCGACGGCGTCACCGCCACCGCGGTCGACGAGATCGTGCGGGTCGCGTCCCCCGTCACCTTCATGCGTCGCACGGCCACCCACGACGGCGTCACCGTCGCCGACCACACCTTCTCCGAAGGCGACAAGGTCGTGATGTTCTACGGGGCCGCCAACCGCGACCCCCGCGAGTTCGACGAGCCGGAACGCTTCGACGTGTTGCGCGACCCCAACCCCCACGTCGGCTTCGGTGGGCCGGGGCCGCACTTCTGTCTGGGGGCCCACCTGGCCCGCCGCGAGGTGTCGGTCGCGTTCCGGCACCTCCTCACCCGACTGCCCGACATCGAGGTCATGGCCGAACCGGTCCCCCTCGAGGCTGCCGGCATCCCCCTCGTGGGCGGCCTCAAGGAGATGAAGGTTCGCTTCACCCCCACCGCCCCCAGCAGCCGCTGA
- a CDS encoding trypsin-like peptidase domain-containing protein: protein MDENPTLTAPPPPPPPPPPPVLTAPQQAVAAPTASERSRWRLALAVLVTALLAGGVGGVAGASLAADEGPGDVAASDPVAAGGLPVSGEPLDVAGIVDQVGPSVATIQSEVRTPLGGTGTGAGTGIVISPDGEVLTNAHVVDGATTVRVTLEGDPQSREARVVGTDPERDLALLQIDGASGLPAAELGDSSSVAVGDGVVAIGNALALRGGPTVTQGIVSAVDRTLSTPNGTMTGLIQTDASISSGNSGGPLVNAVGEVIGINTAVATSSGGRAAENIGFAIAADQAASVIDQLRTGTVTQPKGHLGVQVADPTDGSRGALLADIVDGSPADEAGLRTGDLVIAIGDDTVHGAADLAAVIGSHEPGDEITVTFIRADTEQTTTVVLARSPSS from the coding sequence ATGGACGAGAACCCGACACTCACCGCTCCGCCACCACCGCCCCCACCACCACCGCCGCCCGTGCTCACCGCTCCGCAGCAGGCGGTCGCTGCCCCCACAGCGTCGGAGCGCTCGCGGTGGCGGCTGGCGCTGGCCGTGCTGGTGACCGCGCTGCTTGCCGGCGGCGTCGGTGGTGTCGCCGGCGCCTCCCTCGCCGCCGACGAAGGTCCGGGCGACGTTGCAGCCTCGGATCCGGTCGCCGCCGGAGGCCTGCCGGTCTCGGGCGAGCCCCTCGACGTGGCCGGAATCGTCGACCAGGTCGGCCCGTCGGTCGCCACCATCCAGAGCGAGGTCCGAACACCGTTGGGCGGTACGGGTACCGGCGCCGGGACCGGAATCGTGATCTCGCCCGACGGTGAGGTTCTCACCAACGCCCACGTGGTCGACGGCGCCACCACCGTTCGCGTCACCCTCGAGGGCGATCCCCAGTCGCGAGAGGCCCGGGTCGTGGGTACCGACCCCGAACGCGATCTCGCCCTCCTCCAGATCGACGGAGCCAGCGGTCTTCCCGCCGCCGAGCTCGGCGACTCTTCATCGGTCGCAGTGGGCGACGGCGTGGTCGCCATCGGCAACGCACTGGCCCTGCGCGGCGGCCCGACCGTCACCCAGGGCATCGTCTCGGCGGTCGACCGCACCTTGTCGACCCCGAACGGGACGATGACCGGTCTGATCCAGACCGACGCATCCATCTCGTCGGGCAACTCCGGTGGCCCGCTGGTGAACGCAGTCGGTGAGGTCATCGGCATCAACACGGCGGTGGCCACCAGCAGCGGCGGGCGTGCCGCCGAGAACATCGGATTCGCCATCGCCGCCGATCAAGCAGCGTCAGTCATCGACCAGCTCCGCACCGGCACGGTGACCCAGCCCAAGGGTCACCTCGGCGTGCAGGTCGCCGACCCCACCGACGGCAGCCGCGGCGCACTCCTGGCCGACATCGTCGACGGGTCTCCGGCCGACGAGGCCGGTCTGCGCACCGGCGACCTGGTGATCGCCATCGGCGACGACACGGTCCACGGCGCTGCCGACCTCGCCGCCGTCATCGGTTCGCACGAGCCCGGTGACGAGATCACGGTCACCTTCATCCGGGCCGACACCGAGCAGACGACCACCGTCGTGCTGGCGCGATCCCCGTCGAGCTGA
- a CDS encoding HAMP domain-containing sensor histidine kinase, whose protein sequence is MSLRRRVLLGVLAVVVVLVASNLVLASTFEGYLMGRVDDRLAETVERPVLAGRAQALDNQSDRTEPITDLFLAVADLDAGALVPVGTRLRDVDPPAVDASSLTDRATRVGSPIAPFTVSSADGDTRWRLAAVSIRPQAPRVLVVGINLADLDAALGRGRLIQVAGSATVLVALAAMGWWVLRLGVGPLVAAASTADQIAAGDLTRRVERTDDRTEAGRLGQAFNTMVDEIEDAFERQRRSEERVRRFAADASHELRTPLTSIRGYAELWEAGGLRDPEQLAEAMRRLGQEANRMAALVEDLMLLARLDEHRPLDRQPVRLDELVGDAVNDARAVDPDRPIEVTVEPAVVPGDEDALRQVIANLLTNARVHTPEGTPVGVEVSIDDRWARLTVSDAGPGMDDLAAAQVFERFFRADRSRAREQGSGGSGLGLSIVQSVAEAHGGQASVRTAPGAGFAVTVALPTDPEA, encoded by the coding sequence ATGTCGCTACGCCGTCGGGTCCTGCTCGGCGTGTTGGCGGTGGTCGTGGTGCTGGTCGCCTCGAACCTCGTCCTCGCCTCCACCTTCGAGGGCTATCTCATGGGCCGCGTCGACGACCGGCTCGCCGAGACCGTCGAACGTCCCGTCCTCGCCGGCCGGGCACAGGCGCTGGACAACCAGTCCGACCGCACCGAGCCGATCACCGACCTGTTCCTCGCCGTCGCCGACCTCGACGCGGGCGCCCTCGTGCCGGTGGGCACCCGACTTCGCGACGTCGATCCCCCGGCCGTCGACGCCTCCTCGCTCACCGACCGGGCCACCCGGGTGGGTTCGCCCATCGCCCCGTTCACGGTGAGCAGCGCCGACGGTGACACCCGGTGGCGGCTCGCGGCGGTCAGCATCAGGCCCCAGGCGCCGAGGGTGCTGGTCGTCGGCATCAACCTCGCCGACCTCGACGCCGCCCTCGGCCGGGGCCGGCTGATCCAGGTCGCAGGGTCGGCCACGGTGCTCGTCGCCCTCGCGGCCATGGGCTGGTGGGTGCTGCGCCTCGGTGTGGGCCCCCTGGTCGCGGCAGCCTCCACCGCCGACCAGATCGCGGCCGGCGACCTCACCCGGCGGGTGGAACGCACCGACGACCGTACCGAAGCCGGACGGCTGGGCCAGGCGTTCAACACCATGGTCGACGAGATCGAGGACGCCTTCGAACGCCAGCGTCGGTCCGAGGAGCGGGTCCGTCGCTTCGCCGCCGACGCCTCCCACGAGCTGAGGACCCCGCTCACGTCGATCCGTGGCTACGCGGAGCTGTGGGAGGCCGGGGGGCTGCGCGACCCCGAGCAGCTGGCCGAGGCCATGCGCCGGCTCGGCCAGGAAGCCAACCGCATGGCTGCCCTGGTCGAAGACCTGATGCTGCTGGCCCGCCTCGACGAGCATCGCCCGCTCGACCGGCAACCGGTGCGGCTCGACGAGCTGGTGGGCGACGCGGTGAACGACGCCCGGGCGGTCGACCCGGACCGGCCGATCGAGGTGACGGTGGAGCCGGCGGTGGTCCCCGGCGACGAGGACGCCCTGCGCCAGGTGATCGCCAACCTGTTGACCAACGCCCGGGTGCACACCCCCGAGGGGACGCCGGTGGGCGTCGAGGTGAGCATCGATGATCGGTGGGCACGACTCACCGTCAGCGACGCGGGGCCGGGGATGGACGACCTCGCCGCCGCGCAGGTCTTCGAGCGCTTCTTCCGCGCCGACCGGTCACGAGCCCGGGAGCAGGGGTCGGGCGGCAGCGGTCTCGGGCTGTCGATCGTGCAGTCGGTGGCCGAGGCCCACGGCGGCCAGGCGTCGGTGCGAACCGCCCCGGGCGCAGGCTTCGCGGTCACCGTCGCACTGCCCACCGACCCCGAGGCCTGA
- a CDS encoding response regulator transcription factor, which translates to MGDTPRSRILVVDDEENITFLLDATLSHFGYEVRVAHTGRGALDAVAELDPHLIVLDVMLPDLDGFEVVRRLRFEGDRVPVLFLTARDDTSDKVRGLTLGGDDYVTKPFSVEEVAARVEAILRRKGEDTGSSILALADLEMNDDAHVVRRAGQVVELSPTEYNLLRFLLVNAGRVLTKAQILDHVWQYDFDGNASVVETYISYLRKKIDSLGPPLIKTVRGVGYSLRVD; encoded by the coding sequence ATGGGTGATACGCCCAGAAGCCGCATCCTGGTCGTCGACGACGAGGAGAACATCACCTTCCTCCTCGACGCCACCCTCAGCCACTTCGGCTACGAGGTGCGGGTCGCCCACACCGGCCGGGGGGCCCTCGACGCCGTCGCCGAGCTCGATCCGCACCTGATCGTGCTCGACGTCATGCTCCCCGACCTCGACGGGTTCGAGGTCGTGCGCCGGCTGCGATTCGAGGGCGACCGAGTCCCGGTGCTGTTCCTGACCGCCCGCGACGACACGTCGGACAAGGTGCGGGGGCTCACTCTCGGCGGCGACGACTACGTCACCAAGCCCTTCAGCGTCGAGGAGGTGGCAGCCCGGGTCGAGGCCATCCTCCGTCGCAAGGGCGAGGACACCGGCTCGTCGATCCTGGCCCTGGCCGACCTCGAGATGAACGACGATGCCCATGTCGTCCGCCGGGCCGGACAGGTCGTCGAGCTCTCTCCGACCGAGTACAACCTGTTGCGCTTCCTGCTCGTCAATGCCGGACGGGTCCTCACCAAGGCGCAGATCCTCGACCACGTGTGGCAGTACGACTTCGACGGCAACGCCAGCGTCGTCGAGACCTACATCAGCTACCTGCGCAAGAAGATCGACTCCCTCGGACCGCCACTGATCAAGACGGTGCGAGGGGTCGGCTACTCCCTGCGGGTCGACTGA
- a CDS encoding endonuclease V yields the protein MAALEEPWPGSDAELVALQGRLVERSRRVDRWRPPTGRAMRVGGCFVAFARGEAGPGHPGDRAWAAAVVLEVPAEPGPGPRRDPDRQLRGIPVGGAPRQARDVEAQHAVAGTVPASYAPGLLARREGPILEAAVRHLPRLPEVLLVDATGLDHPRRAGLALHLGSVLEVPTVGVTHRGLVDRSDPPDLAERGAWMPVEQDGVAVGAWLCVRSGVRPVLVHAAWRTGVEDAVEVVLRASVEDARTPVPLQEARRVAREARHLATADGR from the coding sequence GTGGCAGCACTCGAGGAACCGTGGCCCGGCTCCGACGCCGAGCTGGTCGCCCTCCAGGGGCGTTTGGTCGAACGGTCACGGCGGGTGGATCGATGGCGGCCGCCGACCGGTCGTGCCATGCGGGTCGGCGGGTGCTTCGTGGCCTTTGCCCGGGGCGAGGCAGGTCCCGGACATCCCGGTGACCGGGCGTGGGCGGCGGCGGTGGTGTTGGAGGTTCCCGCCGAACCCGGACCCGGGCCGCGCCGCGACCCCGACCGGCAGCTGCGGGGGATCCCCGTCGGTGGCGCGCCCCGGCAGGCCCGCGATGTCGAGGCCCAGCACGCGGTGGCGGGCACGGTCCCCGCGTCCTACGCACCAGGGCTGCTGGCCCGCCGTGAGGGGCCGATCCTCGAGGCCGCGGTGCGGCATCTGCCCCGGCTCCCCGAGGTGCTGCTGGTCGACGCCACCGGGCTCGACCACCCTCGTCGTGCCGGCTTGGCGCTGCACCTCGGTTCGGTGCTGGAGGTGCCCACGGTCGGAGTCACCCACCGGGGGTTGGTCGACCGGTCCGACCCGCCCGATCTCGCCGAGCGGGGTGCGTGGATGCCGGTGGAGCAGGACGGTGTGGCCGTCGGGGCGTGGCTGTGCGTGCGGTCGGGGGTACGGCCGGTGCTGGTCCACGCGGCATGGCGGACCGGGGTCGAGGACGCGGTCGAAGTGGTGCTGCGGGCCTCGGTCGAGGATGCCCGGACGCCGGTGCCGCTGCAGGAGGCCCGACGGGTCGCCCGCGAGGCGCGCCACCTGGCCACCGCCGATGGTCGATGA
- the fetB gene encoding iron export ABC transporter permease subunit FetB, whose product MNGDISNLGVALAAVLVAVAVAVSIWRRLGLTVPLIVASARALGQLAIMGLVLAVLIAPDQPLVLSWAWVVVMIAFAGWTVHRRAPEVPGAGWLAVVAFALASGVTLGVLFGFGVFPVEGRTIVPLAGLMIGNSMNATVLAARRIVEELRDKRLEIEARLALGHPADRAVAPHLRLAIRTALIPQIETTRAVGIIFLPGAMVGLLLAGVEPLDAIRVQIAVMYLVLGSTTVSASTIAIGIARRLFTPAHQLRPLPPARS is encoded by the coding sequence GTGAACGGCGACATCTCCAACCTCGGCGTCGCCCTCGCCGCCGTGCTCGTCGCCGTCGCGGTCGCGGTGTCGATCTGGCGGCGGCTCGGCCTCACCGTCCCGCTCATCGTCGCCTCGGCCCGGGCCCTCGGCCAGCTCGCCATCATGGGGCTGGTGCTGGCGGTGCTCATCGCACCCGACCAGCCCCTCGTGCTGTCGTGGGCCTGGGTGGTCGTCATGATCGCCTTCGCCGGCTGGACCGTGCACCGACGGGCACCAGAGGTCCCTGGCGCCGGCTGGCTCGCCGTCGTCGCCTTCGCCCTCGCCTCAGGTGTCACCCTCGGGGTCCTGTTCGGATTCGGTGTCTTCCCCGTCGAGGGTCGCACCATCGTCCCCCTCGCCGGGCTGATGATCGGCAACTCGATGAACGCCACCGTGCTCGCCGCCCGCCGGATCGTCGAGGAGCTGCGCGACAAGCGCCTCGAGATCGAAGCCCGACTCGCCCTCGGCCATCCCGCCGACCGGGCGGTGGCGCCGCACCTGCGTCTGGCGATCCGCACCGCGCTCATCCCCCAGATCGAGACGACCCGCGCCGTCGGCATCATCTTCCTACCCGGCGCCATGGTCGGACTGCTGCTGGCCGGGGTCGAACCGCTCGACGCCATCCGGGTGCAGATCGCGGTGATGTACCTGGTGCTCGGCTCGACCACCGTCAGCGCCTCGACCATCGCCATCGGGATCGCCCGGCGGCTCTTCACCCCCGCCCACCAGCTCCGACCGCTACCACCGGCCCGATCCTGA
- a CDS encoding ATP-binding cassette domain-containing protein: protein MTAQPTFAFEGVEVVIGDRTVLTGIDTEIPGTGITVVTGPSGSGKSTLARLCNRLIDPTAGQVRFRGVPMPDLDVLDLRRRVGFVFQRATTFPGTVADNLAATDVDDRDRWRELLDRVDLDPGTVLDQDAASLSGGEAQRVCVVRALLLDPEVLVADEPTSAVDHTTTRRIEHLARELADGGVPILWITHDDAQLRRLADHRLSLRNGTLDTNPGDTS, encoded by the coding sequence GTGACCGCCCAGCCCACCTTCGCCTTCGAGGGCGTCGAGGTGGTGATCGGTGACCGCACCGTCCTCACCGGCATCGACACCGAGATCCCCGGGACGGGCATCACCGTCGTCACCGGACCGTCGGGTTCGGGCAAGTCCACCCTCGCCCGCCTCTGCAACCGTCTCATCGACCCCACCGCCGGACAGGTCCGGTTCCGGGGTGTGCCCATGCCCGACCTCGACGTCCTCGACCTTCGGCGCCGGGTCGGGTTCGTCTTCCAGCGCGCCACCACCTTCCCCGGGACCGTCGCCGACAACCTCGCCGCCACCGACGTCGACGACCGCGACCGCTGGCGGGAGCTGCTCGACCGGGTCGACCTCGACCCCGGCACCGTCCTCGACCAGGACGCCGCCAGCCTCTCGGGCGGTGAGGCCCAACGGGTCTGTGTCGTGCGGGCCCTGCTGCTCGACCCCGAGGTGCTGGTCGCCGACGAACCCACCTCCGCGGTCGATCACACCACCACCCGCCGGATCGAGCACCTCGCCCGCGAGCTCGCCGACGGCGGTGTGCCGATCCTCTGGATCACCCACGACGACGCCCAGCTCCGCCGGCTCGCCGACCACCGGCTGTCGCTGCGCAACGGCACACTCGACACGAACCCGGGCGACACCTCGTGA
- a CDS encoding aminotransferase class V-fold PLP-dependent enzyme translates to MSPTDVTDLLHTVADSSAAYLAGLDQRRVPAELTVAQVRDRLDGPLAEVGDAAHDVVRELGALGEVATTASAGPRNFGFVIGGTLPAALGAELLTVAWDQNAAMAVMSPLASVAEEVAGRWIIELLGLPATSAIGFVTGGQSANTTCLAVARHHVLAARGWDVEQQGLRNAPEVTVVVGRQRHATIDQALRVNGFGAPTIVVEADDQGRMHPDELARSAGAIDGPAIICVQAGNVVTGAFDPIEEIVPIARELGAWVHVDGAFGGWAAASPPYQHLTAGMDGADSWAVDGHKMLNVPYDCGYAITAHPESHRATCSSTASYYVLDGEDQPRDGMSWVLDASRRARGISTYAALRSLGRRGVGELIDRCCTNARLFADLVSQEEGIEVLNDVVFNQVVLRFDDDERTKAVIASTQREGTCWAGGATWNGQEVMRVSVANWATTASDIERSAGAILHAHRTA, encoded by the coding sequence ATGAGCCCCACCGATGTCACCGACCTGTTGCACACCGTCGCCGACTCCTCGGCCGCCTACCTCGCCGGCCTCGACCAGCGTCGAGTCCCCGCCGAGCTCACCGTGGCCCAGGTGCGCGACCGCCTCGATGGACCCCTGGCCGAGGTGGGCGACGCCGCCCACGACGTGGTCCGCGAGCTGGGGGCGCTGGGCGAGGTGGCGACCACGGCGTCGGCTGGGCCTCGCAACTTCGGGTTCGTGATCGGGGGCACGCTCCCCGCGGCGCTCGGCGCCGAGCTGTTGACCGTCGCCTGGGACCAGAACGCGGCGATGGCGGTGATGAGCCCGCTGGCGTCGGTGGCCGAAGAGGTGGCGGGGCGATGGATCATCGAACTGCTCGGGCTGCCGGCGACCTCGGCGATCGGGTTCGTCACCGGCGGGCAGTCGGCCAACACCACCTGCCTGGCGGTCGCCCGCCACCACGTCCTGGCCGCGCGCGGGTGGGACGTCGAACAACAGGGGTTGCGCAACGCCCCCGAGGTCACCGTCGTCGTCGGCCGTCAGCGCCATGCGACCATCGACCAGGCCCTGCGGGTCAACGGGTTCGGTGCACCCACCATCGTGGTCGAGGCCGACGACCAGGGGCGGATGCACCCCGATGAGCTGGCCCGCTCAGCCGGGGCGATCGACGGGCCGGCGATCATCTGCGTTCAGGCCGGCAACGTGGTGACCGGGGCGTTCGACCCCATCGAGGAGATCGTGCCCATCGCCCGCGAGCTGGGGGCCTGGGTGCACGTGGACGGAGCCTTCGGCGGGTGGGCGGCCGCCTCGCCCCCGTACCAGCACCTCACGGCGGGGATGGACGGCGCCGACTCGTGGGCCGTCGACGGCCACAAGATGCTCAACGTCCCCTACGACTGCGGGTACGCGATCACCGCGCATCCCGAGTCACACCGGGCAACCTGTTCGAGCACGGCCTCGTACTACGTGCTCGACGGCGAGGACCAGCCACGCGACGGGATGAGCTGGGTGCTCGACGCGTCGCGGCGAGCCCGGGGGATCTCGACCTACGCCGCGCTGAGGTCGCTGGGCCGCAGGGGTGTCGGCGAGCTCATCGACCGCTGCTGCACCAACGCCCGTCTCTTCGCCGACCTGGTGTCACAGGAGGAGGGGATCGAGGTGCTCAACGACGTCGTGTTCAACCAGGTCGTGCTCCGCTTCGACGACGACGAGCGCACCAAGGCGGTCATCGCCTCGACCCAGCGCGAAGGCACCTGCTGGGCCGGAGGAGCGACCTGGAACGGCCAGGAGGTCATGCGGGTGTCGGTTGCCAACTGGGCGACGACGGCCTCCGACATCGAACGGTCGGCCGGGGCGATCCTGCACGCGCACCGGACCGCGTGA
- a CDS encoding class I SAM-dependent methyltransferase gives MSSDFDERAATWDDDPAKVERARVVADAIRAAVPLDPSMRLLEYGAGTGLVTEALQDSVGPVTLADTSAGMREQMERKVEAGLLPDARVVELDLSGGAPAGERFDLIVTVMVLHHITPLEPVLEAFATLLADGGHLCVVDLEEEDGSFHGEGFHGHHGFDPAELAAWLEQAGFSRVSVTRCHEIERGDGTYPLILATAGI, from the coding sequence ATGAGCAGCGACTTCGACGAGCGGGCCGCCACCTGGGACGACGATCCGGCCAAGGTCGAGCGGGCGCGGGTCGTGGCCGACGCCATCCGGGCGGCGGTGCCTCTTGATCCTTCGATGCGGCTGCTCGAGTACGGGGCCGGCACCGGTCTGGTGACCGAGGCCCTGCAGGACTCGGTGGGGCCGGTGACCCTCGCCGACACCTCGGCGGGGATGCGCGAGCAGATGGAGAGGAAGGTCGAGGCCGGTCTGCTTCCCGACGCCCGGGTGGTCGAGCTCGACCTGTCGGGGGGTGCGCCGGCCGGCGAGCGCTTCGACCTCATCGTCACGGTGATGGTGCTGCACCACATCACCCCCCTCGAGCCGGTGCTCGAGGCCTTCGCCACCCTGCTCGCCGACGGTGGCCACCTGTGCGTGGTCGACCTCGAGGAGGAGGACGGTTCGTTCCACGGCGAGGGGTTCCACGGCCACCACGGCTTCGATCCGGCCGAGCTGGCCGCATGGCTCGAGCAGGCGGGCTTCTCGAGGGTGAGCGTGACCCGGTGCCACGAGATCGAACGGGGCGACGGGACCTATCCTTTGATCCTGGCCACGGCCGGTATCTGA
- a CDS encoding cobalamin B12-binding domain-containing protein, which yields MGTDHEPQIRIVLAKLGLDGHDRGLRVVARILRDAGFEVIYLGLRQTTDMVASAALQEDADAVGLSLHNASHLTLAPRMVDTLRAAGHDIPVIVGGIVPDQDIPTLHHAGVAAVLGPGAPASTVAETVREAVKSVRS from the coding sequence ATGGGCACCGACCACGAACCCCAGATCCGCATCGTCTTGGCCAAGCTCGGCCTCGACGGTCACGACCGGGGACTGCGGGTCGTGGCACGAATCCTCCGCGACGCCGGGTTCGAGGTCATCTACCTCGGACTGCGCCAGACCACCGACATGGTCGCCTCCGCCGCCCTCCAAGAAGACGCCGACGCGGTCGGGCTCTCCCTGCACAACGCCAGCCACCTCACCCTCGCCCCCCGAATGGTCGACACCCTCCGCGCAGCAGGCCACGACATCCCCGTCATCGTCGGCGGCATCGTCCCCGACCAAGACATCCCAACCCTGCACCACGCCGGCGTGGCCGCGGTGCTCGGCCCCGGCGCACCCGCCTCCACGGTCGCCGAGACCGTCCGCGAGGCAGTGAAGTCGGTCCGCTCCTGA